A single genomic interval of Sceloporus undulatus isolate JIND9_A2432 ecotype Alabama chromosome 2, SceUnd_v1.1, whole genome shotgun sequence harbors:
- the FARSA gene encoding phenylalanine--tRNA ligase alpha subunit, which translates to MAASSSSACVGEPEVTFLEVRVQYYRALFRSCSGGDALGQNQEISMAKEKMSSFPLLIANRKWLSGVAGKMSPTMETAAEAVSPAELLLQRLEAAGGTGGEAGICTLEAAAALGLDHQVLVGAVKSLQALGEVIEAEQRTSKKWELTPEGQEIVQEGSHEVRVFNSIPSEGLVQSELMKLPSGKVGFSKAMSNKWIRLDKNSEGGPRIFRAVEVVQDSVREKLLQVQHGEADSLEEKDKNELKKRKLLMEMNLKSYWVKKGNAFSTSVAKQETDLTPEMIASGSWRDLSFKPYNFEALGIMPECGHLHPLLKVRSQFRQIFLEMGFTEMPTNNFIESSFWNFDALFQPQQHPARDQHDTFFIKDPAEAIEFPMDYLKRVKKVHSQGGYGSQGYKYDWKLEEARKNLLRTHTTAVSARMLYQLAQQEKFTPVKYFSIDRVFRNETLDATHLAEFHQIEGVVADYGLTLGDLMGVLKEFFTKLGITQLRFKPAYNPYTEPSMEVFSYHQGLRKWVEVGNSGVFRPELLLPMGLPDGVSVIAWGLSLERPTMIKYGINNIRELVGHRVNLQMVYDSPLCRLDA; encoded by the exons atggctgcctcctcctcctcggcctgcGTAGGGGAACCGGAAGTTACGTTCTTGGAAGTGAGAGTCCAATATTATcgagccctgttcaggtcttgctcTGGAGGCGACGCGCTAGGACAAAACCAGGAAATCTCTATGGCTAAGGAAAAAATGTCGTCATTTCCGCTTCTCATCGCGAACCGGAAGTGGCTGTCAGGAGTCGCCGGGAAGATGTCTCCCACCATGGAGACGGCGGCGGAGGCTGTCTCTCCGGCTGAGCTGCTCTTACAAAGGCTGGAGGCGGCGGGAGGGACTGGCGGCGAAGCCGGGATCTGTACGCTGGAGGCGGCCGCGGCGCTGGGCCTGGACCACCAAGTGCTGGTCGGGGCTGTGAAGAGCCTGCAGGCGCTGGGGGAG GTGATTGAGGCAGAGCAGCGCACATCCAAAAAGTGGGAGCTGACACCTGAGGGCCAAGAAATTGTGCAAGAAGGAAGCCATGAAGTCCGAGTGTTTAACAGCATCCCTTCTGAGGGTCTGGTCCAGAGTGAGCTGATG AAGCTGCCCAGTGGAAAAGTGGGATTCAGCAAAGCAATGTCTAACAAGTGGATCCGGTTAGACAAGAACTCAGAAGGCGGACCCCGGATCTTCCGGGCG GTAGAGGTTGTACAGGATTCAGTGAGGGAGAAACTGCTCCAGGTGCAACATGGGGAGGCTGATAGCCTTGAAGAGAAAGACAAGAATGAACTGAAAAAGCGGAAACTCCTGATGGAAAT GAATCTGAAGTCATACTGGGTCAAAAAAGGAAATGCTTTCAGTACAAGTGTTGCCAAGCAGGAAACAGACCTCACTCCAGAAATGATAGCCAG TGGTTCTTGGAGAGACTTGAGTTTCAAGCCGTATAACTTTGAGGCACTGGGCATCATGCCTGAATGTGGGCATCTCCACCCACTGCTAAAAGTCCGCAGTCAGTTCCGACAGATCTTCCTCGAAATGGG TTTCACAGAAATGCCTACCAATAATTTCATTGAGAGCTCCTTCTGGAACTTTGATGCCCTCTTCCAGCCGCAGCAGCATCCAGCCAGGGACCAACATGACACTTTCTTCATAAAAG ATCCTGCTGAAGCCATTGAGTTTCCTATGGATTATCTGAAGCGGGTAAAGAAGGTTCACTCACAAGGAGGTTATGGCTCTCAGGG GTACAAATATGACTGGAAACTGGAGGAGGCTCGGAAGAACCTCCTTAGGACGCACACAACTGCTGTCAGTGCCCGCATGCTCTATCAGTTAGCACAGCAG GAAAAATTCACACCTGTGAAATACTTCTCTATCGATCGTGTCTTCAGAAATGAGACATTAGATGCCACACACTTGGCGGAATTCCATCAGATCGAAGGGGTAGTGGCTGATTATGGCTTGACCCTAGGGGACCTGATGGGTGTCCTGAAGGAGTTTTTCACCAAGTTGG GAATCACTCAGTTGCGCTTCAAGCCTGCATACAATCCTTATACAGAGCCCAGCATGGAGGTTTTCAGCTATCACCAGG GATTGAGGAAGTGGGTGGAAGTGGGCAATTCAGGAGTCTTCCGCCCAGAGCTGCTGCTGCCCATGGGCTTGCCTGATGGAGTGTCTGTCATTGCTTGGGGACTGTCTCTGGAACG gcCCACCATGATCAAGTATGGCATCAATAATATCCGCGAGTTGGTTGGTCACAGAGTCAATCTGCAGATGGTATACGACAGCCCACTCTGCCGCTTGGATGCATAG